In a single window of the Drosophila albomicans strain 15112-1751.03 chromosome 3, ASM965048v2, whole genome shotgun sequence genome:
- the LOC117568888 gene encoding polypeptide N-acetylgalactosaminyltransferase 8 — protein sequence MLGHDMLIKHRKSILLLLLFAAICNIIVYLYIMERKTQATQTSTTFKTKTTIVRETETELSQLADNEVIAGLGAMGRAASGNWTKAQLLAMERSERETGYNAWLSEHISPERTLHDMRHHSCKKLKYPMEKLPTISVVIVQYNEQLSVLLRTLSSLRKRTSPKLLKEIILVDDGSDHDNFTDTLQQQFPSLLLQLRHPKQLGLMQARLTGARKAKQDVLVFLDAHVEVTRGWLPPLLAPLLENNKTCTTPVVDTIDYENFAYKRGKPSRGFFDWDFNYVQLPLLKKELAAMPAPHDNPIMNGGLFSIDRQWFFQLGGYDEGLRIWGAEQFELSLKIWLCGGRLLEVPCSRVGHLYRSGNFHVQYTKSESAIKAVGRNYRRVAEVWLDEYKDKLYVNMPHLTHIKVGSLSKQKSLRERLQCKPFKWFLDHLASDFLALYPLEEPVDYAFGTVQSVAAPNLCLDRAESAIHPQLLPCDRDLMYPKEQQKWSLSYFRDLHSSFHCLELQEREPQAEVWLWQCHHQAGNQFWFYDSNSKQLINGQSKADQRCMEAAVAERKIVANICNSTNQRQQWNFGYVDETRLEDFWNNVPET from the exons ATGTTGGGCCATGACATGTTAATAAAACATCGAAAATCgattctgttgctgctgctgtttgcagCGATTTGCAATATTATTGTCTATCTGTACATTATGGAAAGAAAGACTCAAGCAACACAAACTTCAACgacatttaaaacaaaaacaacaatcgtaagagagacagagactgagctCAGTCAGCTGGCTGACAACGAAGTGATCGCTGGACTGGGCGCCATGGGGAGGGCGGCGAGCGGCAACTGGACCAAAGCTCAGCTGTTGGCAATGGAGCGCAGCGAGCGGGAGACGGGTTACAATGCTTGGCTCTCAGAGCACATATCGCCAGAGCGAACGCTGCACGACATGCGGCATCACAG CTGCAAAAAGCTCAAGTACCCAATGGAAAAGCTGCCCACGATCAGTGTCGTTATTGTTCAGTATAACGAACAGCTGAGTGTATTGCTGCGTACGCTGAGCAGTCTTCGAAAACGCACTTCACCCAAGCTGCTGAAGGAGATCATTTTAGTGGACGACGGCAGTGATCATGACAACTTTACGGACACCTTACAGCAGCAATTTCCGAGTCTGCTGCTACAGCTGCGGCATCCAAAGCAGTTGGGCCTGATGCAAGCGCGACTAACAGGAGCGCGCAAGGCCAAGCAGGATGTGCTGGTGTTCCTGGATGCCCATGTGGAGGTGACACGTGGTTGGTTGCCACCGCTGCTTGCACCGCTGCTGGAGAACAACAAAACTTGCACCACACCCGTGGTGGATACCATAGACTACGAGAACTTTGCCTACAAACGTGGCAAGCCATCACGCGGCTTCTTCGACTGGGACTTTAACTATGTACAGCTGCCACTGCTAAAGAAGGAGCTGGCGGCTATGCCGGCACCACACGATAATCCCATCATGAATGGCGGCCTTTTTTCCATCGATCGTCAGTGGTTTTTCCAACTGGGTGGCTACGATGAAGGACTTCGTATTTGGGGCGCTGAGCAGTTTGAGCTAAGCCTCAAGATTTGGCTCTGCGGTGGCCGATTGCTCGAAGTGCCTTGCTCCCGAGTGGGTCATTTATACAGAAGTGGCAACTTTCATGTGCAGTACACAAAGTCGGAGAGCGCCATCAAAGCGGTGGGCAGG AACTACAGACGTGTGGCTGAAGTCTGGCTGGATGAATATAAGGACAAgttgtatgtaaatatgccTCATTTGACCCACATCAAGGTGGGTTCgttgagcaaacaaaaatcacTTCGCGAGCGCCTACAGTGCAAGCCCTTCAAGTGGTTTCTCGATCATCTGGCCAGCGACTTTCTAGCCCTATATCCTTTGGAGGAACCTGTGGACTATGCCTTTGGTACAGTGCAGAGCGTGGCTGCTCCCAATCTGTGCCTGGATAGAGCTGAATCAGCTATACATCCTCAACTGTTGCCCTGCGATAGGGACCTCATGTATCCCAAGGAACAGCAGAAGTGGAGTCTGAGCTACTTTCGTGATCTGCACTCCAGTTTCCATTGCCTTGAGTTGCAGGAGCGAGAGCCTCAGGCTGAGGTTTGGCTCTGGCAGTGCCATCATCAGGCTGGCAATCAGTTCTGGTTCtacgactccaactccaagcAGTTGATCAACGGACAGAGTAAAGCCGATCAGCGTTGCATGGAGGCAGCAGTAGCAGAGCGTAAAATTGTTGCCAATATTTGTAATTCAACAAACCAGCGACAACAATGGAACTTTGGGTATGTGGATGAGACGCGACTGGAAGACTTTTGGAACAATGTGCCGGAAACATag
- the LOC117570411 gene encoding luciferin sulfotransferase-like, with protein sequence MYESKPLKTLCLKPMMQLRCIDDPESGESAGDWLPLKQDWSTRWCTLPERYMDGWVDLISNFNTRDSDVFVVTFMKAGATWMQELAWMLRHNLDFVSAANKQSFLRCPYLEFSANNDSAKFHNTLKAADDLISPRVIKSHLPAQLLPLQIFQKNRKIIYVARNPKDVIVSAFPFTTAIKMWQGDLDTFIDEFLNDKVLYCSYWSHVIDFWRMRNNPNIFFVTYEEMKRDLKDVIQRLCKFLGVNELKECEMNPLLAYLSFDNMKKQEFLNPTDLVRKRENNLREDFDFMRRGIVGSYKEDLTADQIAKIDLWSHTCLSQYGICESDIFGKI encoded by the exons ATGTACGAAAGCAAACCACTGAAGACTTTGTGTCTTAAACCCATGATGCAGTTGCGCTGCATTGATGATCCTGAATCGGGGGAATCTGCTGGCGATTGGTTGCCTTTAAAGCAGGATTGGAGCACTCGTTGGTGTACATTGCCTGAACGCTATATGGATGGCTGGGTTGATCtaatttccaattttaataCCCGAGATAGTGATGTATTTGTGGTAACATTTATGAAAGCAGGCGCAACTTGGATGCAGGAGCTGGCTTGGATGCTACGCCACAATCTGGACTTCGTCAGTGCAGCTAACAAACAAAGTTTTCTACGATGCCCATATTTAGA aTTCTCAGCGAATAATGATTCAGCTAAATTTCATAATACATTAAAAGCAGCAGATGATCTAATTAGTCCACGTGTGATAAAGTCACATCTACCAGCTCAACTTTTACCACTTCAGATTTTTCAAAAGAATCGCAAAATCATTTACGTTGCCCGCAATCCTAAAGATGTTATCGTATCGGCTTTTCCCTTTACAACTGCTATAAAAATGTGGCAAGGTGATCTAGATACATTTATTGATGAGTTTTTAAATGATAAAGTGCTCTACTGTTCCTACTGGTCTCATGTGATTGACTTTTGGAGGATGCGAAATAATccaaacatattttttgtaacCTACGAGGAAATGAAGCGAGATCTGAAAGATGTCATTCAAAGATTGTGCAAGTTCTTGGGagtaaatgaattgaaagAATGTGAAATGAATCCACTATTGGCATATTTATCATTTGATAATATGAAAA AACAAGAATTTCTTAATCCGACAGACTTGGttagaaaaagagaaaacaaccTTCGAGAAGACTTTGA ttttatgCGCCGTGGAATTGTTGGGTCGTACAAGGAAGATCTCACGGCTGATCAAATTGCGAAAATCGATCTTTGGAGTCATACCTGTTTAAGCCAATATGGAATTTGTGAGTCGGACATTTTTGGTAAAATATGA
- the LOC117569961 gene encoding amine sulfotransferase-like has protein sequence MRNNRNIFFITYEEMKRDLKDVIERLCKFLGINELNECEMNQLLEYLSFDNMKNKESINPTWLIKQTLGNVPEGFQFMRRGVVGAYKEELNTNQRVKIDHWSNTHLKPYGIREADIFGAI, from the exons ATGCGAAATaatcgaaatatattttttataacttaCGAAGAAATGAAGCGAGATCTGAAAGATGTCATTGAGAGATTGTGCAAGTTTCTGGgtataaatgaattgaatgaatgTGAAATGAATCAACTATTGGAATATTTATCATTTGATAACATGAAGA ATAAAGAGTCCATCAATCCCACATGgttaataaaacaaacattgGGCAACGTTCCTGAAGGATTTCA ATTTATGCGTCGCGGAGTTGTTGGTGCATACAAGGAAGAGCTTAACACTAATCAGAGGGTGAAAATCGATCATTGGAGTAATACACATTTAAAACCATATGGAATACGTGAGGCAGACATTTTTGGTGCTATATAG
- the LOC117566460 gene encoding uncharacterized protein LOC117566460, translating into MHIQSIVALCLIICCAQISAQSVDCDKIYKSCTDCARNVPQRDEINHRNNCPREVEERWIWRNLSQCEIQRLYCQNPGRRFTCDTIAELAKMRRRITPRCIRCTTRRTSRRTTRRRSSTSRRPTTRRTSRRSTSRRTTRRTTRKPSP; encoded by the exons ATGCATATCCAGAGCATTGTTGCCCTCTGCTTGATCATCTGCTGTGCACAGATCAGTGCCCAGAGCGTCGATTGCGATAAGATCTACAAGAGTTGCACGGACTGTGCAAGGAATGTTCCCCAACGAGATGAAATTAATCATAGGAACAACTGTCCCAGAGAGGTCGAGGAGCGTTGGATCTGGCGTAATCTTTCCCAATGCGAAATTCAACGTCTCTACTGTCAAA ATCCTGGTAGGCGCTTCACTTGCGATACCATTGCCGAGTTGGCTAAAATGAGACGCAGGATCACGCCTCGTTGCATTCGTTGTACTACTCGGCGAACCTCTCGTCGCACCACTCGCAGAAGATCGAGTACTTCTCGTAGACCGACGACTCGTCGTACTTCTCGTAGGTCTACGTCACGTAGAACCACACGTAGAACTACTCGCAAGCCATCGCCATAA
- the LOC127565427 gene encoding uncharacterized protein LOC127565427: MSKFVLLLVICSLCLLQVKSQANRRTCEQLTRVCERNETRIGIEDSVTKYLNAECRRRDVRWKNITRCQLERAACELSLVECGQLSCANIVRVLRR; the protein is encoded by the exons ATGTCGAAGTTTGTGCTGCTCTTGG tCATCTGCTCCCTGTGTTTGCTGCAAGTCAAATcacaggcgaatcgcaggacATGTGAACAACTTACTCGTGTCTGTGAGAGAAATGAAACGAGAATCGGCATTGAAGATTCCGTCactaaatatttgaatgccGAATGTCGCAGAAGAGATGTCAGATGGAAGAATATAACTCGTTGTCAGCTCGAACGCGCTGCTTGCGAAT TATCTTTGGTGGAATGCGGTCAATTGAGCTGTGCCAACATTGTCAGAGTCCTCCGTCGTTAA
- the LOC117569832 gene encoding salivary glue protein Sgs-3: MIMNGWNMTTSVAVLSQYTSVQISAQSIDCDEIYKSCSKHAKTVPQIDERENNICPKEVEKRWIWRNLTQCEMQRLYCQNPGRQFTCDAIAEMANMKRRRLTRCITCEPPRSTRRTTRRTTRRTTRRPTRRTTRRTTRRTTRRPTRRTTRRTTRRTTRRTTRHTTRRTTRRTTLRPSTRPTTTTSTTQRTTTRQATRRTPPRITTRRSTRKPSIP, translated from the exons ATGATTATGAATGGTTGGAATATGACTACTTCTGTAGCTGTTCTCAGCCAATATACCAG TGTGCAGATTAGTGCCCAGAGCATCGATTGCGATGAGATTTACAAGAGCTGCTCAAAACATGCGAAAACTGTTCCTCAAATAGATGAACGAGAAAATAATATCTGCCCGAAAGAAGTGGAAAAACGCTGGATCTGGCGCAATCTCACACAATGTGAGATGCAACGTCTGTACTGTCAAA ATCCTGGAAGGCAGTTTACTTGTGATGCTATAGCCGAGATGGCTAATATGAAACGCAGGCGTTTGACTCGTTGCATCACTTGCGAGCCCCCTCGCTCCACTCGACGCACCACACGGCGAACTACTCGCCGCACAACTCGTCGCCCCACTCGCCGAACAACTCGCCGCACAACTCGTCGAACTACTCGACGCCCCACTCGCCGCACCACACGGCGCACCACACGGCGCACCACTCGTCGCACCACTCGCCATACAACTCGTCGAACTACCCGTCGCACTACTCTTCGACCCTCTACTAGACCTACCACTACCACCTCTACAACACAAAGGACCACTACACGTCAAGCCACTCGCAGAACTCCGCCGCGTATAACAACACGTAGATCCACCCGCAAGCCATCTATTCCTTAA
- the LOC127565428 gene encoding uncharacterized protein LOC127565428, producing MSKFVLILVFCSLCLLQVQADRRICEQLTRVCERNEPRIGIEDDVTKYLNVECRRRDVRWKNITRCQLERAACELSLVECGELSCANIVKVLRR from the exons ATGTCGAAATTTGTGCTAATCTTGG TCTTCTGCTCCTTGTGTTTGCTTCAAGTCCAGGCAGATCGCAGGATTTGCGAGCAGCTAACTCGCGTCTGTGAGAGAAATGAGCCGAGGATCGGCATTGAAGATGATGTCACCAAATATTTGAACGTCGAATGCAGAAGAAGAGATGTCAGATGGAAAAACATAACTCGTTGTCAACTGGAACGCGCTGCCTGCGAAT TATCTTTGGTGGAGTGTGGAGAATTGAGCTGTGCCAATATTGTCAAGGTATTACGACGTTGA